The following are from one region of the Cyanobium gracile PCC 6307 genome:
- a CDS encoding type II toxin-antitoxin system VapC family toxin yields MIVLDTNVIAELMRPQPEPAVLAWADGLVPAEVGITAMNEAEILHGLIRLPEGRRKQALLDSWQALVTALLGDRVWAFHREAAHWYGELLVRREQLGRPIATADAVIAATALAQGAQLATRNVSDFTDLGLDLINPWTHRRSPTH; encoded by the coding sequence GTGATCGTTCTGGACACCAATGTGATCGCCGAGCTGATGCGGCCCCAGCCGGAGCCGGCGGTGCTGGCCTGGGCGGATGGTCTCGTTCCCGCGGAGGTGGGCATCACGGCGATGAATGAAGCAGAGATCCTGCACGGCCTTATCCGGCTGCCGGAGGGTCGCCGCAAACAGGCCCTGCTGGATAGCTGGCAGGCGTTGGTGACGGCCCTGCTGGGCGATCGCGTGTGGGCCTTCCACCGGGAGGCCGCCCATTGGTATGGCGAGCTGCTGGTGCGGCGGGAGCAACTCGGTCGGCCGATCGCCACGGCCGATGCGGTGATCGCCGCCACCGCCCTGGCCCAGGGCGCCCAACTGGCCACCCGCAACGTGAGCGACTTCACCGACCTGGGCCTTGATCTGATCAATCCCTGGACCCATCGTCGCTCTCCCACACATTGA